The genomic window GCCTCGCGCTTCAGGTGCGGCTGGCGCAGCAGGTAGGCCGGGTGGAACATCGGCAGCACCGGCCGGCCCCAGACCTGAGCCCAGTCGCCGCGCATCCGGGTGATGCCGCTGCGCCCCAGCACTGCCTGGCAGGGCGTGTTGCCCATCAGCACGATCACCTGCGGGTCGGCAAGCTCGACATGGCGGCGCAGGAACGGCTGCATCATGGCGATTTCGTCGGCCGAGGGGTCGCGGTTCTGCGGTGGCCGCCACGGCATGACATTGGTGATGTAAAGCGCTGCAGCCGGATCGGGGCTGGTGCGGGTCAGCCCGATAGCGGCGAACATCCGGTCCAGCAGTTGCCCGGCGCGGCCGACGAAGGGCCGCCCCTCGGTATCCTCGTCGCGCCCCGGCGCCTCGCCGATCACCATGACGCGGGCGGCGGGGTTGCCGTCGGCAAACACCAGATTGCGTGCGCCGCGCTTGATCTCGCAATGGTCATAGGCCGCCATTGCCGCGCGCAGGTCGTCGAGCGTGCCTGCCCGCGCCGCTGCCGCCTGCGACACCGCGACGGCATCGCCGGGAACGGGGGCCGGGGCAAGCGCGCGGGGTTCGGCGGCCTGGGGTGGCGCAGCCGGCGGCCTGGCGGCTTGTGCGACGGCATCGGGTTGCGCATAGCGGTTCACCGGCGCGTCGCCGATCGCCTCGGTCGCGCCAAGGTCATGCTGCCACAGCAGCATCGCCGCCAGTGCGTGATAGTCCCCGACCGCGTCCATCCGCCCGCCCTGCTGCGTGCGGCCCCGAGTTCGGGGCCAGCGCCAAAACTAGGCCCCCGCCCCGCCCGGAACAACCCTTGTCGCGTGGCCGCCCGCTTTCTATAAGCCCCCCATCAGATGCCGCCGACGGAGACCCCGATGACCTTCCGCGCCCGCCACCTTCTTGGCATCGAACACCTTGCCCCCGACGAGATCCGCACCGTGCTCGACCTGGCCGACCGCTACGTCGATCTGAACCGGCGCACCGTCAAGCAGGCGGACGTGCTGGCGGGGCTGACGCAGATCAACATGTTCTTCGAGAACTCGACCCGGACTCAGGCCAGCTTTGAGCTCGCCGGCAAGCGGCTGGGGGCCGACGTGATGAACATGTCGGTGGCACAATCCTCGGTCAAGAAGGGCGAGACGCTGATCGACACCGCGCTGACGCTGAACGCGATGCGCCCCGACCTGCTGGTGGTGCGGCACCCCAGTTCGGGGGCGGTCAACCTGCTGGCGTCAAAGGTGAATTGCGCCGTGATCAACGCGGGCGATGGGCGGCACGAACACCCGACACAGGCGCTGCTGGACGCGCTGACGATCCGCCGTGCCAAGGGGCGCATCCAGCGCCTGACGGTGGCAATCTGCGGCGACATCGCGCATTCCCGGGTGGCACGCAGCAACCTGATCCTGCTGGGCAAGATGGAAAACCGGATCAGGCTGATCGCGCCGCCGACCCTGATGCCGCCCGGCGTGCAGGACTTCGGCTGCGAGATCTTCGACGACATGCGCGCCGGGCTGGAAGGCGCCGACGTGGTGATGATGCTGCGGCTGCAACGCGAGCGGATGGACGGCGGCTTCATCCCGTCGGAGCGCGAGTATTACCATCGCTACGGGCTGGATGCCGAAAAGCTGGCCTTCGCCAGGCCCGATGCCATCGTGATGCACCCCGGCCCGATGAACCGCGGGGTCGAGATCGACGGCACGCTGGCCGACGACATCAACCGCAGCGTGATCCAGGATCAGGTCGAGATGGGCGTGGCGGTGCGGATGGCCTGCATGGACCTGCTGGCACAGAACCTGCGCGCCGAACGCGGCCGCGCCGCGGTGGAGGGAACCTATGTCTGAACTGCCACGCGACCCGATCCACGGCCCCGCCGCGCCCCTGCCGCTGGCCGATGGCGAACGCCTGCTGGGCGCATGGGTCGCCGACCGGGCCATGTACTGGCGCGGCCATGCGGTCATGGCGCTGGCAGGCGGCGTGGCTGCGGGCGTCGTGCTGGTGTGGCTGGGCAACCCCGACCCCTGGGTGGGGCCGGTTGCGGCGGTGGCCGCGCTGGGGGCACGCGGGGCCTATCTTGCCTCGGAAGCCCTGGCGCTGAGCTGGCGGCTGACCGACCGCCGCCTGCTTGGCCCCGGCGGGCGCAGCATCGGGCTGGCCGAGATCGACACGGCCAAGCGCTTCTTCGGCGATGTGCAGATCGTCACCCGGTCCGGCGACAAGCACCTGATGAAATACATGGCCGATGCGGCGGCAGTCGTCGCCGCGATCGAGGCCGCCCGCAGCGGGAAAGCCAAGCGATGACGATCTTTCTGCAGAACGCCCGCATCATCGACCCCGAGGCGGGCACCGAGACCCTTGGCAACCTGATCCTTGACGGCGGTCTGATCGCCGCCATCGGTGCGGCCTCGGCGCCGCGGGATGCGCGGGTGATCGACTGCGAGGGCAAGTGCCTTGCCCCCGGCATCGTCGATCTGGGCGTGAAGATCGGCGAACCCGGCGAGCGGCACCGCGAAAGCTTCCGCTCGGCCGGGCTGGCGGCAGCGGCGGGGGGTGTCACCACCATCATCGCCCGCCCCGACACCAGCCCCGCCATCGACACGCCCGAGGTGCTGGAATTCGTCACCCGCCGTGCCGCCGGGGCCAGCCCGGTCCGCATCCGCCACATGGCCGCGCTGACCAAGGGGCGGGAGGGCCGCGAGATGACCGAGATCGGCTTTCTGCTGGATGCAGGTGCCGTGGCCTTCACCGATGCCGACCATGTGACCACCGACACCAAGGTACTGTCGCGCGCGCTGGTCTATGCCCGCAGCCTTGGCGCGCTGGTGATCGGGCATCCGCAAGACCCCGGCCTGTCGGCGGGGGCGTCGGTGACCTCGGGCAAGTTCGCCTCGCTGCGCGGGCTGCCGCATGTCTCGCCCATGGCGGAACGGATGGGGCTGGACCGCGACCTTGGGTTGGTCGAGATGACCGGCGCGCGCTATCACGCCGACCAGATCACCTGCGCCCGCAGCCTGCCCGCGCTGGAGCGGGCCAAGGCCAACGGGCTGGACGTAACGGCCGGCGTCTCGATCCACCATCTGACGCTGAACGATCTGGATGTGGGCGACTACCGCACCTTCTTCAAGCTGAAGCCGCCCTTGCGCTGCGAGGATGACCGGCTGGCGGTGGTCGAGGCGGTGGCCTCGGGGCTGATCGACATCATCTGTTCGATGCACACGCCACAGGACGAGGAATCCAAGCGCCTGCCGTTCGAGGAAGCGGCCGCCGGCGCGGTGGCGCTGGAGACGTTTTTGCCCGCCGCGATGCGGCTTTACCATGCCGGGGCGATGGACCTGCCGACCCTGTTCCGCGCCATGGCGCTGAACCCGGCGCGCCGTCTGGGCCTGCCGCAGGGCCGCATGGCGGAAGGCGCACCCGCCGACCTCGTGCTGTTCGACCCCGACGCGCCCTTCCTGCTGGACCGCGTCAATCTGCACTCCAAATCGCGCAATACGCCGTTTGACGGGCAGCGGATGGAAGGTAAGGTTCTGGCGACCTTCGTCGGGGGCGTGCAGGTGTTCGGGGACAAGCGATGATGATGCCGGAGCTGACAAGCGGCTGGGGCGTGCTGGGGCTGGTGGCGGTGCTGGCCTATCTGCTGGGGTCGGTGCCGTTCGGGGTGGTGATCACCCGCGCGCTGGGGCTTGGCGACCTGCGCGCCATCGGGTCGGGCAACATCGGCGCCACCAATGTGCTGCGCACCGGCAACAAGGGGGCGGCGGCGGCGACGCTGATCCTCGATGCGGCCAAGGGCGGTGTTGCCGTGCTGATCGCGCGCGCGGCGGTGGGCGAGGATGCGGCGCAAATGGCGGGGCTTGCGGCATTCCTCGGGCATCTTTACCCGGTCTGGCTGCGGTTCAGGGGCGGCAAGGGGGTCGCGACCTTCCTCGGCACCCTGCTGGCGCTGGCCTGGCCGGTGGGTCTGGCGGCCTGCGCCACCTGGGCGGTGACGGCGGCGATCTCGCG from Paracoccaceae bacterium Fryx2 includes these protein-coding regions:
- a CDS encoding uracil-DNA glycosylase — its product is MDAVGDYHALAAMLLWQHDLGATEAIGDAPVNRYAQPDAVAQAARPPAAPPQAAEPRALAPAPVPGDAVAVSQAAAARAGTLDDLRAAMAAYDHCEIKRGARNLVFADGNPAARVMVIGEAPGRDEDTEGRPFVGRAGQLLDRMFAAIGLTRTSPDPAAALYITNVMPWRPPQNRDPSADEIAMMQPFLRRHVELADPQVIVLMGNTPCQAVLGRSGITRMRGDWAQVWGRPVLPMFHPAYLLRQPHLKREAWADLLALHARLQGT
- a CDS encoding aspartate carbamoyltransferase catalytic subunit; translated protein: MTFRARHLLGIEHLAPDEIRTVLDLADRYVDLNRRTVKQADVLAGLTQINMFFENSTRTQASFELAGKRLGADVMNMSVAQSSVKKGETLIDTALTLNAMRPDLLVVRHPSSGAVNLLASKVNCAVINAGDGRHEHPTQALLDALTIRRAKGRIQRLTVAICGDIAHSRVARSNLILLGKMENRIRLIAPPTLMPPGVQDFGCEIFDDMRAGLEGADVVMMLRLQRERMDGGFIPSEREYYHRYGLDAEKLAFARPDAIVMHPGPMNRGVEIDGTLADDINRSVIQDQVEMGVAVRMACMDLLAQNLRAERGRAAVEGTYV
- the pyrC gene encoding dihydroorotase, which codes for MTIFLQNARIIDPEAGTETLGNLILDGGLIAAIGAASAPRDARVIDCEGKCLAPGIVDLGVKIGEPGERHRESFRSAGLAAAAGGVTTIIARPDTSPAIDTPEVLEFVTRRAAGASPVRIRHMAALTKGREGREMTEIGFLLDAGAVAFTDADHVTTDTKVLSRALVYARSLGALVIGHPQDPGLSAGASVTSGKFASLRGLPHVSPMAERMGLDRDLGLVEMTGARYHADQITCARSLPALERAKANGLDVTAGVSIHHLTLNDLDVGDYRTFFKLKPPLRCEDDRLAVVEAVASGLIDIICSMHTPQDEESKRLPFEEAAAGAVALETFLPAAMRLYHAGAMDLPTLFRAMALNPARRLGLPQGRMAEGAPADLVLFDPDAPFLLDRVNLHSKSRNTPFDGQRMEGKVLATFVGGVQVFGDKR
- the plsY gene encoding glycerol-3-phosphate 1-O-acyltransferase PlsY encodes the protein MPELTSGWGVLGLVAVLAYLLGSVPFGVVITRALGLGDLRAIGSGNIGATNVLRTGNKGAAAATLILDAAKGGVAVLIARAAVGEDAAQMAGLAAFLGHLYPVWLRFRGGKGVATFLGTLLALAWPVGLAACATWAVTAAISRTSSLAALVAAASSTFWMAGFGQRRMMVLGAVLTLLVFWRHAANIRRLRAGTEPKIGKKG